TCTATAAAAATAATGAACAACTCTAGGATATTTAAAGTTTTAGATTTAAAATTTGAAATGTCTATTTTAATACCAGAGTCTTCACCTAAAGGGCAAAATTACGGTATTAAAAAAATTAATTTAAAAAGTGATAGAATGTGGAGTTTAGAAAGAAAACCACTATTTACTAAAGGTAAAACCGAAAAAGCTAACTATGCATTAATAATCACTGTAGACCATTCACATGATTTAATTGAATTGTTAAAAAAATATGGAGGTAGTTATTATGAATTAAAGGTAATTGCAAAAAACAATTTTAGTGGTATTACTACGATAAAGACAGAACCCTTTACAGACCCTACATCTATAGAAAAAGGACGTTATTATTTTGGAAATACTTTCGAAATAAAAAAATGTTAATAGGAAATTAATTACATTTATATATATTTGTATCAAATACGCAGGGAAAAATCAATTAAAATCCAAACAAAATGAAAAGAGATATCACTAATTTTTAATGAAAAAATTAATTTTAACCCTTTAAAAAGTAAACATAAAAACCACTCCTAACCGAGTGGTTTTTTGTTTCAGCACACTTATTTCTGCTAAATGCACGTTTACGCACTTTTAAAAAGTGCCTACACAAACTCAATAAAAACAAGGTTTTAAGCCTTGTTTTTTGCTTTTAGCACAAAAGCACAGTTTTTTGTACTGTTACAGGTAGGTGTTGTTTATGTGCAGTTAAACAGCTTGTCCTTTTCTACATTATAGGTTGGTTTTATATTCGTTAAGAATCATAAAATAAGACCATGGAAGCTAAAATTATTAAATACTTTAAAACGGACAGAACCTTTGCAGGTGGTAAAGCATTGTACAGCCAATGTGCAAATAAAAATCGTTCTATAGAGCGTTCTTTAAACACCATGACAGAAACACCTGCTAACATAGAAATGTTACAGTATCAACTTTGGAAACTTACTGGTAAAAATGATAGAGTACGTTTGGCTATGATTAACAAGCCTGTACAAGCAGAAGTAAAAGTGGTTAAAATGCCAACTCCTTCAGAAGCCTTTTTTACCAAACTGCAAACGGCACAAACTCCAGAAGAAGCAAGTGCTATGTTAGCAGACTGCCCTTTAGAAAAAGAGGAAGCTTTAAAATTAATTGAGGAACGAATTAAGGCTCTTATTCCTGATGAAATTATTGCACGTGATGAATCTATCCAAAACAAAAGATCGGATTTGTTAAAAGCATTAGAAGAAAGCGATGAATTAACCAAACAATCTATTAAGCTAAGAGAACAATTTCCATTTTTAAAAGGAAAAAATTATCCAGATGCTTATAAAATTTTAACTGCAGATTTAGTTACTGCTTATGCAGAATACAAAGAAAATCACAAAGATTTATTTAATGTTACTACAGAAGCAGAACGTTTTGAGGTTGCTAAAAGCGTGGTAGATCCTTACAAGGAAAATAAATTGATTTGGGAAGAATTAGAACACTTCCAAGCACACGGAAAACCATTAGGTAAGCATCCTATTTTTAAGGAACTAGCTTATAAAGAAGAATTAAGAAATAAATCTGCAGATGATTTATCTAAAAGATTAACTAATGTAATTGGTTACATAAACAGAAACAAAGCCAAAGCAGAAGCTTCTACAGGTAAAAAGCAACAAGGTTACTTAGATAAAGTTGAGCAATACACAGCAGAAAAAGCATTTATAGAAGCTTTACTAAAAAACAGAAAGTAACATGGCTAATTTACCAGAACTTAAAATTAATATCAGTGAAGAAGACATTCGAGAAGTTACTCGTTTGTCTTCTTTAAATTATGGTCCTGGAGAAATAGCTGTTTGTTTAGGTTATCCTAAAAAAACTTTTAAGCGTTTGGCATTAGATCCTAATACAGAAATAGGAAAAGCTTATTTAAAAGGTCGCTTAGATTCTAAAATTGATGCAGATGATTCTTTGTATAAAGAAATGCTAAAAGGAAATGTTACTGCTACCCAAACCCACATTAAACGTTCTGAAACTTTAGACTTTGAGAACGCAAAAGCACAAATATTCGATTTATAATGAGAAAGGATTCCAAACTAGAAGGTTTACACCACGAAATTTTAATGGATTGGATTACCTCCGAAAAAACGGAAAGTTTAGATCCAGAAATGGTTGAGTATTTAACCCAACTAGACAAATGCCGTGGTTGGCATTATTCTCTTAAAAACGAAAACTACATTATTAAGGCTTTAATGGCCGAATATCCAAAACTTACCAGAACTGCAGCCAAAACTAGATATGTAAATGCAATGAATTATTTCTATGCAGATACAGAAATTAAACAGGAAGCATATATAAACATGTATGCTCAAGATTTAGATAGAATTAAAGAATTAATCATTCTTACAGCTAAAGCACCAGAACAGGCGGTATTAGCTGTAAAACCAATTAAAGAAGCTGTTTTGTTACGTGGTTTATTAAAAGATAAGAAAGAAGCGTTACCTGCTCATTTGTTTGAGCCACAACAGCCTATTATAGTTATGGATTCTAACTTATTAAGTATTCCTAAAGTAGATAGAAATGTGTTAGCTGCCCAAATAGACAGTTTTCAAAATGTAAGCGTAAAAGATAAAGACCGCCTTAAAAGAGAAAGTGGTTACACTCCTTTTGAAGTAGAAAAAGCCATAGAAACAGATGAGTAGAAAAACCAAAATAAACACAGATGAAGATGGTTTAAAACTTCATTTTGCCAATGTATTATCTGTAGTTATAGAAATGTTACAACCAAAATTTCTATACATTATAGTAGGTCGTGGAGGAGCAAAAACCACAGAAATACTATGTCGTAGGTTTATACGTGTGTTTACAGAAATGCCAGGTTGTTACGTAGCCTTGGTAGGAGATACTTACATGAACTTAATGAAAAACGTGGTGCCTTCTTTATTGGAAGGATTTGAGCGTATGGGTTTTGTAGAAGATATTCATTATGTAGTAGGAAAAAGACCACCTTCTCATTTTAAAAAACCTTATAAAAATCCTCAGAACTGGAAACATACTATTACATGGCATACAGGTGCACATGTAAAATTAGTTTCTATGGATAGACCATCTACAGGAGCAGGAGATTCATATCAACATTTAGGAGGTGATGAAGTAAAGTATATTCCAGAAAAGAAAATAAACAAATTAACCCCTGCAATTCGTGGAGAACACGTTCGTTTTCAAAACTCTCCATTATACAGAGGTAGAAGCTTTACTACAGATATGCCAAACCCAAACCACCGTGAACACGATTGGATTAAAGGCATGAAAAAGAACATGAATAAGGAGCAGTTAAAGTTAATGTGGGAATGTGCTAATGTTTTAAATGAAATTAGAATAGAACACTACCATGCAACCAAACAAAACAATCCAAAAGCCATTAGAAACAAAAAACGTTTACTAGATCGTTGGCAGGCTTCTTTTGATAAAATAAGAAAAGATTCTACTTTTTATTATGAAGGTTCTTCTTATGTAAATGCAGATGTTTTAACAGAATCATTTTTTAAGGACCTACTAGATACTATGGATTTTAGAGAAGTAAAAACCTCTGTATTATCTATAGAGCCAAAACTAGAAAAAGGGCAAATGTTCTACCCTAATTTAACAGCTAAGAACTTTTATAAAGACAGTTATAATTGGAGTTTTTATGACAAACAAGAACTTACTTCTGGAGGAATTATTCAAACAAGTTTAGGTTTAAAACACATACAACATAATCAGCCATTAGAAGTAGGTTTAGATCCAGGAGGAAATATGTGTTCCTTGGCTATTGGTCAGTCAGAAGGGAATGAGGTTTACAGAGTTTTAAAATTCATGTATGTATTATCTCCAGAATATTTACCAGAGCTTGGTGCAAAATTTAGAACATACTTTGCTAATCATCAAAAAAAAGAAGTACTAGCTTGGTGTGATAGAAAAGCAAACGCATATCAAAACGTTGGAGAAGATGAAGCTTCAAAATTTAAAAAAGCAATTGAATTTGATGCTGATGGAATTGCTACAGATTGGACTTGTACAATAATGACAAGGCATCAAGGTACTATTTACCACCAACAAGAATATGAATTAATGCTTTATATGTGTAACGGAACCAATGGTTTGCCATTGCTAAAATTACCTGATAATGATGAAGGGAAAGAATTAAAATCATCTTTAGAAAAAGCACAAACAATAATTAAAGAAAATAAAGAGGGTAAAAAAACCATTCATAAATTAAAAACTTCAGAAAAACTTGCTTTACACCGTTTGCCATTAGAATCTACCAATCCATCAGATGCGTTAAAATATTTGGTATGTAAGGAAGAACACTTAAATAAAATAAAAGGTGTTTTTTCTAAACCATTTTCTAATGCTTTAGACTTAGGTTAATTTTTTTTCTTTTATCTAGTTATTTAAAACAAATCCAAACAGGGAGACTTTTATTCTCTTTTGGTTGGATTTTGTGCTTCAAAAACATAAGTAAATCTTATAAGAGACTGTAAATCAACAAACAAACCCTTTTGTTTTTTTCAATCCAAGGCAGATTGTAACAAAGTTGACCGCCCCGCTCAGAGCTGTATATGCATGTGCACGCTTGTTTTTTTCTGAGATATATGACGAGCCTAATGTTTACAGGGTTTTGTGCTTTTTTACAAGCCAATGCTACCATATTTTAAAATGGGGAGCTTTTTTATAAAACAGGGTATATTTTACTGTCCTTTTGTTAGCTCCCCCCCTGCACTATACTTGTAGTATGGATGCACAAGTAATACAAAGAGGAGAAGCTATAAGACAAATGAAATTGCTCACCAAACAAGGTGTTCCTTTTTCATTTTCTTTTTTTAGTTACGATGAAACCAGAGGAATAAGCAGAGGAGAAATAAAAGTTCCTGCTGCCCTTATTAGAAGCAAGAGCCAAACCAATAGTGTTTTATTGGAATATGTAGATGTTGTGCAACAACAGAATAAGAAATGCTACGAGTGTTTACTAATGACCTTTGAAGGTAAAAACATATATATATAATGGAGAATCAAGTAATAGACTTAACCCCTTCTCATTCCTTAATTACCCAAGGAAACAATGCAGGTTTGTTTGAAGTAATGAGCCGTGAAAACAAACAAGAAACCACCAATGATTCTTCTATTAAAGACTATATGTCGTGGTCTGAAAACACTATAGATGTAGATGGTTTTTGTGTAATTCCTTATGGTAAAGACAATGCTTTGGATAAAGAAATACAGGAGGTTGTTTTTGGAAATAACATTGCTCCTAGATCATTAACCAAAAAGGTTTCTTTATTGTTTGGCCAAGGAGCAGAACTATATAAAACAACAAGGCTTAAAGGTAAAGTAATACGAGAATATGTAGAACATACAGAAATACAGAAATGGTTAGATCAAAATGATTATAAAGATATTATGCTTTGTTCTGCTGTAGATTTTTACTACACAGAAGGCTGTTTTTTTAAGGTAAGAATATCAAAAAATAATAGATCTAACAAAGGAGCTTCTATTACCAAAATTCCCACTATTGAATATTTAGACTTAACAAAATGCCGTTTGGCTTATAAACGTGGTGCTTCAGACAAAAAGCCAACCCATGTATTGGTTGGAGACTGGAACAGTAGTTACACAAACAAGTATGTTGTATATCCTTTGTTTGATGCTAAAGAACCTACCAAACACAAAACAAGCATATACTATTCTAAATTTAAAAGCTTTGGTATTGATGATTATGCTATTCCAGATTTATTAGGAACATTACCTTGGATTAAAAGAGCAAGTGCTATTCCTTTTATTTTAGAAGCCTTAACCAACAACTCATTAAACCTAAAGTTTCATATAAAATCACCGCAAAAATATTGGGATAGTATAGAAGATCAGTTAAAAAAGAAAGCTGAACTAGAAAACAAACCTTACAATCCAAAAGACTTAAAAGATTTTAAGAATAAAGTATTTAAGGAAATTACTGATGTATTATCTGGAGTAGATAATGTTGGTAAATTTTGGCACTCTGTTAAATCTATAGATGCTAATGGTGTAAAAGTTTTAACCCACGATTGGGAAATTGTTCCTATTGAGCAAAAAACAAAAGATTTTGTAACTGCTCAGTTAGATATTTCTAAACATGCAGCTTTTTCTACTACAGCAGGTTTAGGATTACACAATGCATTAGCAGGAGTTGGAGCCGATGGTAAATCTGATAGTGGTTCAGAACAAATTTACGCTTACAAAAATCACATTCTAACAGAAACTCCTTTACCAGAAATGGTTATTACCAAAATTTGGAATATAGCCATTAAACACAATTGGCCAGAAGCCAACTTAAAAGTAGGTTTCTACCACCATATGCCAGAGAAAGAAGAAGATTTAACAGCAAGTAACAGACATAACGCACAAGGATCATGAAAATAGTATTTGATAAAAACGAAAAAGGTTCAGAAGAACTAAAAAGCCTATTAGGTTTTGTAAGTGCAGATTTTAATTTTAACAACCTAAACACAGATATTGAACACGCTACTTATGATGTTATTGATGTAATTGGTTCAGATATTTATAATTTAATTACAGATACTTATTTAGGGGATGAACCTTTAGAAGAAGCAGAGCAAGCACAAAAGACCAAATATGCTAAAGTAATGGCTTTGGTGCCAAAGCTACAATTGCCTATTCTTTGTTTTGCCTTGTTAAATTACGAAGCTAACAATGCTGTTTCACACGATGGAAATGGTCGTTTAACTACTGTAGGAGAAACTGAAAAACTTCCATACGAATGGATGATTGCTCGTGATGAATCTACCCAACGCAAAAGAGCCTACAAAGGTTTAGATATTTTGTTGCGTGAGTTAGATGCATCTGAATTACCAGAATGGACAGATTCTGATGAATACAAAGCAAACAAAGCATTGTTTATAAATTCTGTTAAAGATTTTTCAAAAATCATTAAAACCTTTAATTCTTACCATTTATTGCTTAGGCTACAATCTTTTATGGAAGATATAGAGCAAAGTTGCATTTTACCAATTATTACTGCTTCTGTATTTAACGATTTAAAGACTAAAATCAAATCCAATAATTTAGAACCTGCAGACAAAACATTGCTTTTTTTAATTCAAAAACCAATAGCCTACAAAGCGTTGGCAGATGGATATCAGGTATTGCCCTTAGAAATGTTTCCTTATTCCGTAGATGGGCATAAAAAAAAGATGGCCGATAATTCAGAAGATAAAGAGAAGCAAATTCATTTTTTAGAAACTAAATACAAATTCCATTTACAAATATTAGCAGATGAAATTGCCAAATTAAACCAGGTAGAAGTAGTTGTAGATCCAATGCCGATTTTGGAAAAGAATAACAAATTCGTAGACTTATCATGAATACAATAGAGTTTCCTAAAATAAACCTACAAGTAGATTTACCAGAGTATATTGATGAATTTACGTACCACCAATATTTAAAATATTGTGAGTTAATGGTCATGTTTCAAAACAAAGAAATTTCTTTTTTTGAACTTAAAGTATTGTTATTATACCATTGTTTAAATATGGTGGTTGATGATAAAACCAAACTATCAGAAGCAGAATGCCAAGAAAAAAACTATAACATTTATGTAGCTACTACTTTGTTAGATAATTTATTTAACATAGAAACAGATGGTAATAAAATTAGAGTTACTCACAGCTTGTTATTTGTAGATAACAAAATAAAAAGCATTACCCATAACAATAAGATTTATATAGGGCCAGATGATTTATTTTCTAACATCACTTTTATAGAACATATTGAAGCTACATATGCATTTTCTCAATATGCACAAACCAAAGATGAATATTGGTTAAACACTTTGGTTGCTATTCTTTACAGACCACAAAAACCAGATACTGAAGAAAACAGAATATCAGGTTTTGATGGTGATAAAAGACTACCCTTTTATCCTGCTACTGTAGAAGCCAGAACAGAAGAATTTAAAACCATACCATTCCATGTAAAATATGGTGTGTTTTTATGGTTTTGGGCTGTAGAAGAATTTATTGCCACTGCTACAGAATTAGATGTAAAAGGCCATAAATGTGATATGACTGTAATATTTAATGCAAAAGCTAATAAACAAAAAAGTATTGGTATGCCTGGTGTCCTTTTCTCATTGGCAGAAACACGCGTATTTGGTAACAGAAAAGAAACAGAGCAAGAACCTTATTTAAACATATTGCTCAGATTGTATCAAAACCACATAGATATAGAAAACGCAAAAGCCAAAAACAATGTTAAAAATTAACGAGTTATCTAGTTTTATAGAGTTTGTAAAAACTAAAATTGAATTTAGCGATGATTTATTTATTGTTGATGATAAGGATTTTAGTAAAAAATCAAGAGATTTTAAGACTACAAAAATTGGTTTATTGGTGGTAATTCCTAGTTCTTCTCCAAACAGTAAAGATGTAGATCAGATTGAATTTAAAGATTTATGTAGTTTTTATTTTCTTAAAAAGCAGACTGATAATGATGGAAACAAAGCTTTTTTAGAAAAACTTTCCTTGTGCCAAAACAAAGCCATAGAATTTATTGAGTTAATTCAACAAATACAACGTAACGACTTTGGTTGTATTGATGGTTTTGAACAAATAGAATTTCCAACATTAGACGTTAACCCAGTATCAAACTTTAATGGTTATTGTGGTTATTCCTTAGATTTTTCACTAATCAATCCTATATAAAATGGCACACGACAACATTACACTACAAAGAATAGAAAAAGCACATCCTAAAATTAGAGAACAATTAAAAGCAGACTATTTAGAATGTAATAATAATATTTTAGGTAAAGGAGTTAGGTTGCGTTTTTCTTGCGTAGATAGAACTCCAGAAGAACAAAATAAATTATATGCACAAGGTAGAACTTTACCAGGTGATATAGTTACTTGGGTAAAAGCTTGGTTTTCTTATCACCAATACGGATTAGCTTTTGACATTGTGTTGTTATATGATAACGATGGAAATGGAACATTTGAAGAAGCTTCATGGGATCTATTAAAAGATGGTGATGGTGATAAAATTGCCGATTGGGAAGAATGTATTTCATTTTTTAAAGCAAAAGGCTATGAAACTATACCAAATGACAAACCCCACTTTCAAAAAACCTTTGGTTATAAATGCAAAGAATTAATAAGGCTAAAACGTGACCGTGATGGTTATGTAATTTTTAAATAAAAGTGAAATAAAAACTAAACCCAAATCCATTAGACTAATACAAAAACCATCTATACAAATGAAAAACGCAATCCTAATCCTAACAACCTTGCTACTATTAGTAAGTTGTAAAATCACCAAAGAGACAACCAGTAAAAGTCTCCAGGAACAAAAAGAATTTTTAAAAGATACTGCTACTACCAACTACAAATCTGTAGATACTGTTAAAGTGGTACAAAATAATTCTAAAACTGTAAACCAAAAAGAATCTAAAACGGTTACAGAAACCACAACTCCACCATCTAAAATAAAAGGAGCTGTAGACAATACACAACCTATAGATCAAACCATAGATACCGGTACTTTACTAGTAAACCTAAAAACCATTAATGGTAAACTACATTATACTATAGAAGAATTACAAGCTACCAAACAAACCAAAGAAGTGTTAGAAACCTCTTACCAAAGTTTGCAAACAGAATACCAAGAATACATACAGAAAACCCAACAAAAAGAAACCGAGTACCAGGCTAAAATAAAAGAACTCACTACTAAAATACATATCGATACTACAAGTAAAAAAACCACCACACAATGGACTGCTTATACTTATGTGTTTTTTATACTTACCTGTGTTTTTGCCTTTGTACTTATTGGTGTTGGTTATAAAAAAGTAAAAGATTCTTTTTTACTATGGAAAAATAAACGGTGGTAATTTACTTATAAGTTAACCATAAAAAAACCTCACTTAAATTAAGTGAGGTTTTTTAGTTTCTTAAATAAAGAACCAATTTTACCAATTGCCATATAGCTTCACATATAATATAAATTATAATGAGTTTACTTATATCTTTTAGAATATGTATGAATTTAATTTTCATTGTTATTGCAAGTTATAAGTTTTTTATATTTATTATTCATTTAAAACAAAATTAACTATGGGAGAATTTACAGCATTTGGAATTGTGATTTTTATTGCAATAATTGTTTTTTTAATTTTTAGAGATTTAATGTTATGGTATTGGAAAGTTCCTAAAATTTTAAAAAACCAAGAAAAAACAAACGAACTCCTTCAACAAATTTTAGATAAAGAAAAATCTTTGTAATCTTAAAATCTATTTAAAACCACTCCTAATAGAGTGGTTTTTTTGTGTCCTTTTGTTTGCTCCGTTCCTACACTATAATTGTAGTATGGATATTAGCAATAGAAATCAATCAATCATAGAAAAACGTTACATCCGTAGCACATTGCAACGTGCAGGAAATCGTATTGCTACAAGGCAACAACAAGTATTAAATAAAACAAAAGGAATTCCTAAAAATTTATTACAACGCAGAACCATTACGGTAACAGGTGTAGATACGTTAAGCATGGAGCATTTACTCACTCAGCGTTTTATAGATATGAAAAGATTATCCAATGTTAAAAACCCATTACACGCTCCTATTCACAATAAAATAATTATGGGAGAATACCAACGAGTTATTAATGAGTTACAGTTTGGTTTAACAGAAGATGTTAAAAACAAAATTGCAGGTAACTTAAATATTGAAATCTAATGGCTACAAAAAAAATAACCGACGAAATTTTAAAGTTAGATATTGTTGTAAATGGAAATGCTGCACAAAAAGAACTGTATAAATTAGATGAAACAAATCGTTCTATTTCTCAAACTCAAAAAGATTTACGTGCTGAAAAAATAAAACTACTTGCTGCAGGTAAAAAAGAAAGTGAGCAGTATAAAACTATTTCTAAACAAATAAAAGACAACAACAAAACTATAAGAGAAAACAAAACTCGTATGGGTGAGTTACGTAAAGAAATAGGAATAACATCTTTAACATCCAAACAATTAACGGCACATCAAAAAGAATTACGTTTTGCCTTTGCCAATGCTACACCTGGTACCAAAGCCTATAAAGATTACGAAAAACAACTAAAAGAAGTTAACACACAGGTAAATAAGTTAAAACAAGCTAGTAATGGAACAGGTGGTGTTGTTAATAATTTAAAAAAACACATTGGAAGTACCGGTACAGCTTTAATTGGTTTGGCTAGTGTTGGTTCTGTTATTGCTTTAGGTAAACAAGTTTATAATACTACACAAGAAGTAATAGAGTTAAGGCACGAAACAAAACTTTTAACAGATTTATTTGGTAAACCTTTAGACAATGCTGTAGCTAAAACCAAAGCTTTAGCAGATACTTTTGGTACAGACTATAAAGAAAATTTACTAGCAGCAAACGCCATTACAGAAGCTTACCAAGTAGATTATATAAAAGCATTAGAAGTAATAGAAAAAGGATATTTAGCAGGAGCAAATATATCTGGTGACATGTTAGATCAGCTAGAAGAATATGCTCCTTTAATGCGTGAAGTAAATTTACCTTTAGAAGATTTTGTTGGCTTATTAACTCAAGCCAAAAAAGAAGGTGTTTTTTCAGACAAAGGATTAGACACTATTAAAGAAGGAATGCTTCGTATTCGTGAAGGTGTGGATGGAGCCAAAGATGGATTAGAAGGCTTAGGTATTAATTCCGATGAAGTTTATAAAAAATTACAAACAGGTAGTATTAACTATTTAGATGTAATGAAACTAATATCACAGCGTTTGGGGGAAGTTGGAGACCAGTCTCCAGAAGTGGGTGCTGCTATTGCTAATATTTTTGGAGGAGCAGGAGAAGATGCTTCTTTACGCTACCTAAAAGCTTTAAAGGACATTGATACCAATATCAATAATTTAATAGATAGTACGGATGAAATCACCCAATTAAGACAAGAAGAAATTTCAGTTAATGAACAATTAAATCAAAGTTGGATTAACCTTAGTTCAGCAGGTGGATTTTTAAATCGTGTAATGGTATCTGCAAAAGGTGTTTTAGCTGATATGTTAACTAGTGTAAACGACACTTATTATGCTGCTAACAGACTAAAAGAAGTTACCGGACAAGGTTATTGGTCTGGTTTGTT
Above is a genomic segment from Wenyingzhuangia fucanilytica containing:
- a CDS encoding DUF6712 family protein, with amino-acid sequence MKIVFDKNEKGSEELKSLLGFVSADFNFNNLNTDIEHATYDVIDVIGSDIYNLITDTYLGDEPLEEAEQAQKTKYAKVMALVPKLQLPILCFALLNYEANNAVSHDGNGRLTTVGETEKLPYEWMIARDESTQRKRAYKGLDILLRELDASELPEWTDSDEYKANKALFINSVKDFSKIIKTFNSYHLLLRLQSFMEDIEQSCILPIITASVFNDLKTKIKSNNLEPADKTLLFLIQKPIAYKALADGYQVLPLEMFPYSVDGHKKKMADNSEDKEKQIHFLETKYKFHLQILADEIAKLNQVEVVVDPMPILEKNNKFVDLS
- a CDS encoding M15 family metallopeptidase, which encodes MAHDNITLQRIEKAHPKIREQLKADYLECNNNILGKGVRLRFSCVDRTPEEQNKLYAQGRTLPGDIVTWVKAWFSYHQYGLAFDIVLLYDNDGNGTFEEASWDLLKDGDGDKIADWEECISFFKAKGYETIPNDKPHFQKTFGYKCKELIRLKRDRDGYVIFK